One region of Drosophila teissieri strain GT53w chromosome 2L, Prin_Dtei_1.1, whole genome shotgun sequence genomic DNA includes:
- the LOC122625880 gene encoding uncharacterized protein LOC122625880, producing MGERSFRKLGLGVILTTLILYTLLFLDTQFYETGGKIHNAFFVNTDGCRIIAMDVMNPTIAKYTDWEWQDKRFYLKCPHQTWFRTEAANGDWYLKLTRDIDRILQESDLTHDWQIKCYWFRVRIKGRWRPRSYGRTQFPLEFPYALKVPKGVRILRVMCMNTFTNKTLHEDAHFFIQPPPEQLLKKAPKTLKYWAGEKHSSGGTPPISVMILGLDSVSHLNLLRQMPRTVRYMRQNMSHVEFWGFNKIGTNTYPNLIALLTGLSATESEAHWVRQKCMDNLPLIWKEFKSAGYNTSFAEDMAIYSMFYFGKPGFKRPTTDNNLHDYMVDLYVNRQASSVADTHCRGERTFIDILLEMNDRLLPHTQRYPYFSFYWWANGFHEFFNSPRLADGRFERLLRSLDDAGITNNTIILFMSDHGLRWGRFRSSFQGMIEDSQPFLSVLYPAWMRAKYPVAIKSLAGNAHSLVTTYDLHETLKHILDPSSLEDTPITQKTEELWKLKGSKTPRAISLFLPIPPWRNCNTSHIPSKFCLCHKQVPIPESSRVVRKSASIIIDYVNQLMVEYPVCMPLQLDSIESAYFAAPQRDNDFYIERGHRNAYPEQGPFWEKRQYKDKDIVVRLKAKPGNAYFEGMTRRQGSKLSLVGEVVRVGGDGNRNNDCIDNPLLEPFCHCAL from the coding sequence ATGGGCGAAAGGAGCTTTCGCAAGCTGGGCTTGGGTGTGATCCTGACGACCCTCATCCTCTACACGCTGCTGTTTCTGGACACGCAGTTCTACGAGACGGGCGGAAAGATACACAATGCGTTCTTTGTGAACACCGACGGATGCCGCATCATAGCCATGGATGTGATGAACCCGACCATTGCCAAGTACACCGACTGGGAGTGGCAGGACAAGAGGTTCTACCTGAAGTGCCCCCATCAGACCTGGTTCCGAACGGAGGCGGCCAACGGGGATTGGTACCTAAAGTTGACCCGCGACATCGACCGAATCCTGCAGGAGAGCGATCTGACCCACGACTGGCAGATAAAGTGCTATTGGTTTCGTGTAAGAATCAAGGGACGTTGGAGGCCCAGGAGTTACGGTCGCACCCAGTTCCCGCTGGAGTTCCCGTATGCCCTGAAAGTGCCCAAGGGAGTGAGGATCTTGCGCGTCATGTGCATGAACACTTTCACGAACAAAACCTTGCACGAGGATGCCCATTTCTTCATCCAACCACCACCTGAGCAGTTGCTGAAGAAAGCCCCGAAGACCTTGAAGTACTGGGCTGGGGAGAAGCACTCGAGTGGTGGAACGCCACCCATTTCTGTGATGATCTTGGGTCTGGACTCCGTCTCGCATCTCAATTTGCTGCGCCAGATGCCGAGAACTGTGCGATATATGCGCCAGAACATGTCGCATGTGGAGTTTTGGGGCTTCAACAAGATCGGCACCAATACCTATCCAAATTTGATAGCATTGCTGACGGGCCTCAGTGCGACTGAGTCTGAGGCTCATTGGGTGCGGCAGAAGTGCATGGATAACCTGCCGCTGATTTGGAAGGAGTTCAAGAGTGCAGGTTACAATACCAGTTTCGCCGAGGACATGGCCATCTATTCCATGTTCTACTTCGGCAAGCCCGGCTTCAAGCGTCCGACTACGGATAACAATTTGCACGACTACATGGTGGATCTGTATGTGAATAGGCAGGCCAGTTCGGTGGCAGATACTCATTGCAGGGGCGAAAGGACCTTCATAGACATCCTGCTGGAGATGAACGACAGGCTGCTGCCCCACACGCAGCGCTATCCCTACTTCTCCTTCTACTGGTGGGCCAATGGCTTCCACGAGTTCTTCAACTCGCCCCGCCTGGCGGATGGAAGATTTGAGCGATTGCTGCGGAGCCTCGACGACGCGGGCATCACCAACAACACCATCATACTCTTCATGTCGGACCACGGGTTGAGATGGGGTCGCTTTCGCAGCAGTTTCCAGGGTATGATCGAGGACAGCCAGCCGTTTCTGTCCGTTTTGTATCCTGCGTGGATGAGAGCGAAGTACCCCGTGGCCATCAAAAGCCTAGCTGGCAATGCGCACAGTCTGGTGACCACCTACGACCTTCACGAGACCTTGAAGCATATCCTGGATCCGAGTTCCCTGGAAGATACACCCATCACGCAGAAGACGGAAGAACTGTGGAAGCTGAAGGGTTCGAAAACCCCCCGGGCCATTAGCCTCTTCCTACCCATTCCGCCGTGGAGGAACTGCAACACTTCCCACATCCCGAGTAAGTTCTGTCTGTGCCACAAGCAGGTGCCCATTCCCGAGAGCAGCCGAGTGGTGAGGAAATCGGCCAGCATTATCATCGACTACGTAAACCAGTTGATGGTGGAGTACCCCGTTTGCATGCCCCTTCAGCTGGATTCGATCGAGAGTGCCTACTTCGCGGCTCCCCAGAGGGACAATGACTTCTACATCGAGAGGGGGCACAGGAACGCGTATCCCGAGCAAGGACCCTTCTGGGAGAAGCGCCAgtacaaggacaaggacatcGTGGTGCGGCTGAAAGCCAAGCCGGGCAACGCCTACTTCGAGGGCATGACCCGCAGACAGGGCAGCAAACTCTCCCTCGTCGGGGAAGTGGTGCGCGTTGGGGGCGATGGCAACAGGAACAACGACTGCATCGACAATCCCCTGCTGGAGCCATTCTGTCATTGTGCACTATAG
- the LOC122611804 gene encoding uncharacterized protein LOC122611804: MAVAQQLLATFHAILKIEVIDMRSTIIFTLATLLAFGKPAHGYKTYYLMGEEDKMQLDRIFTEIDKLHQLNKDEVKFPAYAIGFNGFLNESLEGSSDIIAMSNKFRWISRHYKKMRKFESAEWENYTQLNLAEAQVFTGDGNIMNMEKYHLKFFGRDLISQLAKLNQFEVQTCKSPQSPQQFLYFFYVCYIIHELKAHALVEWARLLLRKFGRDGSIEEQDRSAYKRTEGTLSKIKDLMSRADRSVWRCDPWKHEYGVTYEEVTRLLQGYVENEVDLNSDGECSRDCGYYKSARNEGCFDSKFCSEQPKCSGGVHDCRFVESSMKICQAEKTSSRRYEFIEYESGLVHGTQKHCHTWSNSAKSWNRWLFMECSYCLCLCDEQSAQSDRYFNLRPVLADVKNNRIVTGLRFVKKNRIFHLQVQEGELLPRGAINETTLQWKPVDSYSTLDKNVTDTVDYHKLSYESRSLDLGDVKAENNSAVVTGLRFRVMAGHLQLEVQFSAVEFESGKLIDPTKTSHWTSLATDQKREKLPLRDAQVSSKSAVPSIPYPSDNQYIEFTNTGFVQDAAQSTVPFIDIQDVVTKPAVPLSGIGIYYKGLDGYGGFLAPRLTTYDFTQNVQVPTWESMHSKDTI; this comes from the exons ATGGCTGTGGCCCAACAGCTGCTGGCTACATTTCA TGCCATTCTAAAAATCGAAGTAATAGATATGAGGAGTacaattatatttactttggCCACGCTTTTGGCATTTGGGAAACCCGCACATGGCTACAAAACTTATTATCTAATGGGAGAAGAAGACAAGATGCAGTTGGACAGAATATTTACGGAAATCGATAAGTTGCATCAGTTGAATAAAGATGAGGTAA AATTTCCTGCCTATGCCATTGGATTCAATGGCTTTCTGAACGAAAGTCTCGAAGGTTCTTCTGATATAATAGCAATGTCGAATAAATTTAGGTGGATTTCAAggcattacaaaaaaatgagaaaattcGAGTCAGCTGAGTGGGAAAATTACACACAACTCAACTTGGCTGAGGCGCAGGTATTTACAGGAGATGGGAACATTATGAATATGGAGAAATATCACTTGAAATTCTTTGGAAGGGATCTTATCAGCCAACTGGCCAAGTTAAACCAG TTTGAGGTCCAAACGTGCAAGTCGCCGCAATCGCCGCAGCAATTTCTCTACTTCTTTTATGTGTGCTACATTATTCACGAACTGAAGGCTCACGCCCTAGTAGAGTGGGCCCGGCTGTTGCTGAGGAAATTTGGACGAGATGGATCTATCGAGGAGCAGGACAGGTCAGCCTACAAGCGCACGGAAGGCACTCTATCGAAGATAAAGGACCTGATGAGCCGAGCAGATCGCTCCGTGTGGCGCTGTGATCCCTGGAAACACGAGTACGGGGTCACCTACGAGGAGGTCACCCGTCTCCTGCAGGGTTACGTGGAGAACGAGGTGGACCTGAACAGCGATGGAGAGTGCAGTCGAGACTGCGGCTACTACAAGTCCGCCAGAAATGAGGGCTGTTTCGATAGTAAGTTCTGTTCCGAGCAGCCAAAATGTTCGGGCGGAGTGCACGATTGCCGCTTTGTGGAGTCGTCTATGAAGATTTGTCAGGCGGAGAAGACCTCTAGCCGGCGGTACGAGTTCATAGAGTATGAGAGTGGCCTAGTTCATGGCACTCAAAAACACTGTCACACTTGGTCGAACAGTGCAAAGAGTTGGAATCGCTGGCTTTTCATGGAGTGCAGCTACTGCCTATGCTTGTGCGATGAGCAGAGTGCTCAATCGGATCGCTACTTCAACCTGCGCCCTGTGCTCGCCGATGTGAAGAACAACAG GATTGTGACAGGCCTGCGGTTTGTGAAGAAGAATCGCATCTTTCACCTGCAAGTGCAGGAAGGTGAGCTTCTGCCACGTGGAGCCATCAACGAGACCACTCTTCAGTGGAAGCCCGTGGATTCGTACTCCACACTCGACAAGAATGTGACCGATACCGTTGACTACCATAAGCTGAGCTACGAAAGTCGATCCCTTGACCTGGGTGATGTGAAGGCGGAAAACAATTCAGCAGTGGTCACCGGCCTGCGGTTCCGAGTGATGGCAGGTCATCTTCAACTGGAGGTCCAGTTCAGCGCAGTTGAGTTTGAAAGTGGAAAGCTCATAGATCCCACGAAGACGAGTCACTGGACGTCCTTAGCCACCGATCAGAAAAG GGAGAAACTGCCGCTTAGGGACGCCCAAGTGTCCAGTAAATCCGCGGTGCCTTCTATACCTTACCCAAGTGACAACCAGTACATCGAATTTACCAACACGGGCTTCGTTCAGGATGCGGCCCAATCTACGGTGCCGTTCATCGATATTCAGGACGTCGTGACGAAACCGGCGGTCCCACTTTCCGGAATCGGAATATACTACAAAGGTCTGGATGGCTACGGTGGTTTCTTGGCGCCCCGACTCACCACCTACGACTTCACCCAAAATGTTCAGGTGCCCACATGGGAATCAATGCACTCCAAGGATACGATATGA
- the LOC122626428 gene encoding membrane steroid-binding protein 2 — MNMPILGEMLPAKLGPNLLTASRVLRSPLGQALVSFLVGYFVTTKLSQFYGKFKRDSEKCEEPLEDLDMPPREDSEPANKGHDIVLLTMEELTAFDGSSPSLPIYTALNGLIYDLSPGRESFSSHGPYSLLAGCNANKVLHIACNSMDVCAANVISRWEQSLKAEFKIVGYLVDADMYFDGDSPENHEVSATEDQTE; from the exons ATGAATATGCCGATACTTGGTGAAATGCTTCCTGCAA AACTGGGTCCCAATTTGTTGACAGCCTCCAGAGTGCTTAGAAGTCCGCTGGGTCAGGCGTTGGTCTCCTTTTTGGTGGGCTACTTTGTCACCACAAAGTTGTCGCAATTTTATGGCAAGTTCAAGAGGGACTCGGAGAAATGCGAAGAACCGCTGGAGGACTTGGACATGCCGCCCAGGGAGGACAGTGAGCCGGCGAACAAAGGACACGACATTGTCCTGCTCACCATGGAGGAGCTAACCGCCTTCGATGGCTCGAGCCCCAGTCTACCCATCTACACCGCCCTCAATGGCCTCATATACGATCTGAGTCCGGGCCGCGAAAGCTTCAGTAGCCATGGACCCTACTCCCTCCTGGCCGGCTGCAATGCCAACAAGGTCCTGCACATTGCCTGCAATTCCATGGACGTCTGCGCCGCGAATGTCATAAGTCGCTGGGAGCAGAGCCTGAAAGCCGAATTCAAAATCGTAGGTTACCTAGTCGATGCGGATATGTATTTTGATGGTGACAGTCCAGAGAATCATGAAGTTTCGGCCACGGAGGATCAAACCGAGTAG